A portion of the Streptomyces platensis genome contains these proteins:
- a CDS encoding acyl-ACP desaturase, translating into MTIAPARHNGELGHAAWSDAQLLYALEEVVEKELNRHLQVAKDWMPHEYVPWSDGRNFPGPLDGDAWDPEQSKVSDIGRIALVVNLLTEDNLPSYHHEIATLFGRDGAWGTWVHRWTAEEGRHGIVMRDYLLTSRAVDPDELERFRMAHMSEGFESDNSHSMLHSVAYVAFQELATRISHRNTGHHSGDPVCDRMLARIATDENLHMVFYRNLLGAAFEMAPDQTMCAVRDVVTGFRMPGHGMPGFERSAARMALGGIYNLRIHHDDVLQPVLRFLKVLEIGGLGPAGLAAQEELGLFMDGLDGQARKFDERQAAILARRKANRG; encoded by the coding sequence GTGACCATTGCCCCCGCCCGCCATAACGGAGAGCTCGGCCATGCCGCCTGGAGCGACGCCCAGTTGCTCTACGCGCTCGAAGAGGTCGTCGAGAAGGAACTCAACCGCCATCTGCAGGTCGCCAAGGACTGGATGCCCCACGAGTACGTGCCGTGGAGCGACGGGCGTAACTTCCCCGGGCCGCTGGACGGCGACGCCTGGGACCCCGAGCAGTCCAAGGTCAGCGACATCGGCCGGATCGCCCTGGTGGTGAACCTCCTCACCGAGGACAACCTCCCCAGCTACCACCACGAGATCGCCACCCTCTTCGGCCGCGACGGCGCCTGGGGCACCTGGGTGCACCGCTGGACCGCCGAGGAGGGCCGGCACGGCATCGTGATGCGCGACTACCTGCTGACCAGCCGGGCCGTCGACCCGGACGAGCTGGAGCGGTTCCGCATGGCCCACATGTCGGAGGGCTTCGAGTCCGACAATTCGCACAGCATGCTGCACTCGGTGGCGTACGTCGCCTTCCAGGAGCTGGCCACCCGGATCTCGCACCGCAACACCGGCCACCACTCCGGTGACCCGGTCTGCGACCGGATGCTGGCCCGGATCGCCACCGACGAGAACCTCCACATGGTCTTCTACCGCAACCTCCTCGGTGCGGCCTTCGAGATGGCGCCCGACCAGACGATGTGCGCGGTACGCGATGTCGTCACCGGCTTCCGGATGCCCGGCCACGGGATGCCCGGCTTCGAGCGGTCCGCCGCCCGCATGGCCCTCGGCGGGATCTACAACCTGCGCATCCACCACGACGATGTGCTCCAGCCGGTGCTGCGCTTCCTGAAGGTGCTGGAGATCGGCGGGCTGGGCCCGGCCGGGCTGGCGGCGCAGGAGGAGCTGGGGCTGTTCATGGACGGCCTGGACGGTCAGGCGCGGAAGTTCGACGAGCGCCAGGCGGCCATCCTCGCCCGCCGCAAGGCCAACCGCGGCTGA
- the malQ gene encoding 4-alpha-glucanotransferase, with amino-acid sequence MGRARLARLHGVATSYAPSPGTSVQIAGDTVVAVLAALGVDASTPHAVRAALAAYEDDARRALLPRTVVARPDRPPDLARLPEGTVLRVETGDGEAADLGAPDPAALARLPLGVHVLEARAPGGRTARAPLIVAPDRVPAPPGRSHGFLVQLYSLLSRRSWGMGDLGDLADLAAWSGRALGTGFLQLNPLHAAVPGPPTDPSPYRPSSRRFPDPVHLRIEHIPEYAHLTGAARLRADELAARAEALRSEVLERGALIDRDAVWALKREALELLWAVPLSPGRRAAYCDFLAEQGQALEDHAIWCALAERHGTDWRGWPAELRDPRSPGTARLRHRLLDRIDFHCRLAWLTDQQLAAAQRAARDAGMAVGLVHDLAVGVHPSGADTWAQQDAFAAGMSIGAPPDAFNARGQDWGLPPWRPDALAAAGYAPYRELLRGLLRHAGALRIDHVMGLFRLWWVPEGRSPTEGAYVRYDGEAMLSVLALEAQRAGAAVIGEDLGTVEPGVREALAARGVLGTSVLWFERDYGNGEREAEDGAARTAASDGPGAAPAPEAVAGSSGAGPAGEGEAAPDAAPASGATARILAPEEWRGACLATVTTHDLPTTAARLTGEDVALRERLGLLAGPPERERSRATQERAEWLRELVRRGLLPEGPGDEEAAVKAVHRFLLRTPARMVGVWLPDAVGDRRPQNLPGTWDEYPNWRLPIAGPDGRPHTLEELAASPRLHALMRELSDGYR; translated from the coding sequence CGCCGCCCTGGCCGCGTACGAGGACGACGCGCGCCGTGCCCTGCTCCCCCGCACCGTCGTCGCCCGGCCGGACCGGCCACCCGACCTCGCGCGTCTCCCCGAAGGCACCGTCCTCCGGGTCGAGACCGGGGACGGGGAGGCGGCGGACCTGGGCGCGCCCGATCCGGCGGCGCTCGCCCGGCTGCCCCTGGGTGTCCACGTCCTGGAGGCCCGGGCCCCCGGCGGCCGCACCGCCCGCGCCCCGCTGATCGTCGCGCCCGACCGGGTGCCCGCACCCCCGGGCCGCAGCCACGGCTTTCTGGTGCAGCTCTACTCGCTGCTGTCCCGGCGGTCCTGGGGCATGGGCGACCTCGGGGACCTCGCCGATCTCGCCGCCTGGTCCGGGCGCGCCCTGGGCACCGGCTTCCTCCAGCTCAACCCGCTGCACGCGGCCGTCCCCGGCCCGCCCACCGACCCGTCGCCGTACCGGCCCTCCTCGCGCCGCTTCCCCGACCCGGTCCACCTGCGGATCGAGCACATCCCGGAGTACGCCCACCTCACCGGCGCCGCGCGCTTACGGGCCGACGAGCTGGCCGCCCGCGCCGAAGCGCTCCGTTCCGAGGTGCTCGAACGGGGCGCGCTGATCGACCGGGACGCGGTCTGGGCGCTCAAGCGGGAGGCGCTGGAGCTGCTGTGGGCGGTGCCGCTCAGCCCGGGCCGGCGGGCCGCGTACTGCGACTTCCTCGCCGAGCAGGGCCAGGCGCTGGAGGATCACGCCATCTGGTGCGCGCTCGCCGAGCGGCACGGCACCGACTGGCGCGGCTGGCCCGCCGAGCTGCGCGATCCACGGTCCCCGGGCACCGCCCGGCTGCGGCACCGGCTGCTGGACCGGATCGACTTCCACTGCCGGCTGGCCTGGCTCACCGACCAGCAGCTGGCCGCCGCGCAACGGGCCGCGCGGGACGCCGGGATGGCCGTCGGGCTGGTGCACGACCTCGCCGTCGGCGTCCACCCCTCCGGCGCCGACACCTGGGCACAGCAGGACGCCTTCGCCGCCGGTATGTCCATCGGGGCGCCGCCGGACGCCTTCAACGCCCGCGGCCAGGACTGGGGCCTGCCGCCCTGGCGCCCCGACGCGCTGGCCGCCGCGGGCTACGCCCCCTACCGGGAGCTGCTGCGCGGCCTGCTGCGGCACGCCGGGGCGCTGCGGATCGACCATGTGATGGGGCTGTTCCGGCTGTGGTGGGTCCCGGAGGGCCGGTCGCCGACGGAGGGCGCCTATGTCCGCTACGACGGCGAGGCGATGCTCTCCGTACTGGCCCTGGAGGCGCAGCGGGCCGGAGCAGCGGTGATCGGGGAGGATCTGGGCACCGTCGAGCCGGGCGTCCGCGAGGCGCTCGCCGCGCGGGGCGTGCTGGGGACGTCGGTGCTGTGGTTCGAGCGGGACTACGGGAACGGGGAGCGGGAAGCGGAGGACGGGGCGGCGCGGACCGCCGCGTCCGACGGCCCCGGAGCGGCCCCGGCGCCGGAGGCGGTGGCCGGGAGCTCCGGCGCGGGCCCGGCGGGGGAGGGCGAAGCCGCCCCGGACGCCGCCCCCGCGTCCGGCGCCACGGCCCGCATCCTGGCGCCCGAGGAGTGGCGCGGCGCCTGTCTCGCCACCGTCACCACCCACGATCTGCCGACCACCGCGGCCCGGCTGACCGGCGAGGACGTGGCCCTGCGCGAACGGCTCGGGCTGCTCGCCGGGCCGCCGGAGCGGGAGCGTTCCCGCGCCACCCAGGAACGCGCCGAATGGCTGCGGGAGTTGGTGCGGCGCGGGCTGCTGCCCGAGGGGCCGGGCGACGAGGAGGCCGCGGTCAAGGCCGTCCACCGCTTTCTGCTGCGTACCCCGGCGCGGATGGTCGGCGTCTGGCTGCCGGACGCGGTGGGGGACCGGCGCCCGCAGAACCTCCCCGGGACATGGGACGAATACCCGAACTGGCGCCTGCCGATCGCCGGCCCCGACGGCCGCCCGCACACCCTCGAAGAGCTGGCCGCCTCGCCCCGACTGCATGCCCTGATGCGGGAGTTGTCGGACGGGTATCGCTAG
- a CDS encoding LysR family transcriptional regulator has product MADWDLKKLRILRTLHELGTVTATAEALHMTPSAVSQQLTGLAKALGVTLLEAQGRRVRLTDAAELVLRHAEAVFAQLERADAELLGYLRGEAGQVRVGAFSTAIPALVVPAVQELRRTHPGLSVVVREAEAEAAYELLAEGSVDLALSLAAHAPTARDPKFSRAALLADPLDVALPAGHRLAAEPGLRLADLAGEPWIFGSSGPWSQITTAACENAGFVPEQAHAAADWSAIWAMVAAGMGVALVPRMAMAGGIGAFGRGGSPPAGRGGPEGVALRVLSGDQPRRHVIAAVRRGSEGAPGLARVLAALRQAAAAQPPEE; this is encoded by the coding sequence ATGGCCGACTGGGACCTCAAAAAGCTGCGTATCCTGCGCACCCTCCACGAGCTGGGCACGGTCACCGCGACCGCCGAGGCGCTGCACATGACGCCCTCGGCGGTCTCGCAGCAGCTGACCGGGCTGGCCAAGGCGCTCGGGGTGACGCTGCTGGAGGCGCAGGGCCGGCGGGTGCGGCTGACCGACGCCGCGGAGCTGGTGCTGCGGCACGCGGAGGCGGTCTTCGCCCAGCTGGAGCGTGCCGACGCGGAGCTGCTCGGCTACCTCCGGGGCGAGGCCGGCCAGGTGCGGGTCGGCGCCTTCTCCACCGCCATCCCCGCGCTGGTGGTCCCCGCCGTGCAGGAGCTGCGCCGTACGCACCCGGGGCTGTCGGTCGTCGTACGGGAGGCGGAGGCGGAGGCCGCGTACGAGCTGCTGGCGGAGGGCAGCGTGGATCTGGCGCTGTCGCTGGCCGCGCACGCCCCCACCGCGCGTGACCCCAAGTTCAGCCGGGCCGCGCTGCTCGCCGACCCGCTGGACGTGGCGCTGCCGGCCGGTCACCGGCTGGCCGCCGAGCCGGGGCTGCGGCTGGCCGATCTGGCGGGCGAGCCCTGGATCTTCGGCAGCAGCGGGCCCTGGTCGCAGATCACCACGGCCGCCTGCGAGAACGCCGGGTTCGTGCCCGAGCAGGCGCATGCCGCCGCCGACTGGAGCGCGATCTGGGCGATGGTCGCGGCGGGGATGGGGGTGGCGCTGGTGCCCCGGATGGCGATGGCGGGCGGCATCGGCGCCTTCGGGCGCGGGGGATCGCCGCCGGCCGGGCGCGGCGGCCCTGAGGGGGTCGCGCTGCGGGTGCTCTCCGGTGACCAGCCGCGCCGTCATGTGATCGCCGCCGTCCGGCGCGGCTCGGAAGGGGCGCCGGGACTGGCCCGGGTGCTGGCGGCGCTGCGGCAGGCGGCCGCCGCGCAGCCGCCGGAAGAGTAG